In Desulfurellaceae bacterium, the genomic stretch GACGATCAATTCTTCGCCGGTTTCTTCGATATCGCGGAAGATACGCAGCATGTTGGCTTTCAATTTGCTTTTTGAAATGGAAGGCATTTTTTCTCCTCGTTTGAGTGTTGTGACCATAGTTATGACCGTGGTCAAATAATATGAGGAGATGATATTATCGGCAAGAGACGCTGAATCTAACGCAGGCCGAGCCGGAGTGCTGCAAACCAGAATCCGACCGCGCCGGCCAGAGTCACGCAGAGGATGAGATCGGTCGCTCGTGCCCCTGACCACGACGCGGTCATTTTATAGTTTGGTCCCACTCCAGGGCAGAGGCTAGGCGGCCACATGCACAGGCGGGCGCTTATCTGTCCACGGCTTTGCCTCTTCCAGCTGAGCGGCCAGGCGCAGCAATCCTGCTTCGTCCCCAAAACGGCCGACAAACTGCACCCCAACCGGCAGGCCATCGGCACTCCAGTGCAAGGGCAGCGAGATGGCCGGCTGGCCGGTCGTATTGAAGAGCGGTGTAAAGGGCACGTAGGAGAAGACTTGGCGGGTCCACTCCATCGCCGTCATGCCGGCTCGGTTCTGATTGACTTCTCCATGCGGCGCGGGCGGCGTGGCAATGGTGGGCGTCACAAAGACATCGATGTCTTCAAAGAAACGACCCACGATGCGGGACAGGCGACCGCCGTGGTCCATGGATTTCAGCAGATCAACCGCGCTGTACTTCTTGCCATCTTCCCAGACGGCCAGCGTCACGGCTTCCAGCGTATCCGGGCTCGGCGAACGCCCCATTTCCGCAGCCAGGCCTTCAATCGCCATGGTATTATACGCGGCCCAGATCACGTGAACGTTTTCAAGGAACTCCTCCCAGTCATACTCAGGCCGGCCTTCATGCACCGTATGGCCGAGTTCCTCCAGCAGCCGCACGGTGTCATGGACCGCTCGCTCGCACTCCGGATCAACCTTCTCACCCGAAGCGGGCCGTGTGGTCCAGGCAATGCGCAGCTTGCCCGGTGTTGCGTTCGCTTCCTCACGGTAGGGACGGGCCGGTGGGACCGGGAGGCCAGGCGCGCCGGCATCGGCGCCGGCCACGATGTCGAGCAGCGTCGCGGAGTCGCGGACACTCCGCGAGACAACAAACTCACACGCCAGGCCGCACAGCGGATCAGAAAAGTCGGGTCCGGTGGGCACCCGATCACGCGACGGCTTGAGGCCAACCAGACCGTTACACGAGGCCGGAATACGGATAGAGCCACCGCCGTCGTTGGCATGGGCAACCGGCACGACACCGGCGGCGACCGACGCGGCGGATCCGCCGCTCGAACCGCCGGCGCTATGACCAGCCTTCCACGGGTTGTGGACCGGCC encodes the following:
- a CDS encoding amidase → MLSLSEYTKYDGLGLAELVARNEVSAEELVASAIQAIEKVNPQLNAVLQVLSDQARAEIQAGLPHGPFSGVPFLIKELVLHARGVRLDMGSRLAQGYVAAEDSELMARFRRAGFVLTGTTQTPELGYNPTTETVLFGPVHNPWKAGHSAGGSSGGSAASVAAGVVPVAHANDGGGSIRIPASCNGLVGLKPSRDRVPTGPDFSDPLCGLACEFVVSRSVRDSATLLDIVAGADAGAPGLPVPPARPYREEANATPGKLRIAWTTRPASGEKVDPECERAVHDTVRLLEELGHTVHEGRPEYDWEEFLENVHVIWAAYNTMAIEGLAAEMGRSPSPDTLEAVTLAVWEDGKKYSAVDLLKSMDHGGRLSRIVGRFFEDIDVFVTPTIATPPAPHGEVNQNRAGMTAMEWTRQVFSYVPFTPLFNTTGQPAISLPLHWSADGLPVGVQFVGRFGDEAGLLRLAAQLEEAKPWTDKRPPVHVAA